The stretch of DNA CTCTACAACAAGGTGGATCGTTTCGtttaaaattaaagaaagaagGAGAACTCGAGCTTCGGCAATTCAAGACTAGTGAAAACTTAATAATCGTCTGTGGTTCATCATATTACTCTCATTCGAACGATTTCGCTCATTTCTTACAACTTTTTCGCTCATTTCTTACAACTTTTTCGCTCATCTCGCTTGCATCTCAAACCACGAAGTTCAattcattttcaaatttaataagAATGCCTTTTTAATCGAATTACGTTACGTTATATGACAAACGTCATTAGTAATTTGCCGATTTCATTCGTCgatttgttaaatttgaatttcgcGGGGGAAATGAAGCgcaaattgaaaaattcataaaaagcGACAAAATCGCGAAAATTGAAATAATCGGTGAAGCGTAAATGCTCTTTGGAATGAACCGCGTATCCTCGAACCGCCAaagatgcaaaaagaaaaacgaacagAGGAAAGGAAAATTCACGAGCAGGAAGATCTTTTCGGGGAAAAGTTTGTAAAACAGAACGCAAAAGATGATCGATCTTACGATAAAAAGCTCGgatgaaaaagaaaagggaaTGGAAATAACATCGTTTTCCTGCCTGTTTCGTTCGTTTGTTCCTTCTACGCTCGAGTTACGAAGAACCTTCTGATCGATATTTTAAATGCTGCTGGACACAACGCTCGCCATGATCAAGCACTTCCTTCGACAACGtccaattaattaataatatttaaaagtcaTAAAAGGATATGTACAAAGAGATATTAATATGAATATGCAGTAAATGTCGCCGTTGCCGCAAGATCCGCGCGAAACCCAGCGACTAACATGGATTTATCGATCGTCCTATGGTTCGACTTGATTTGTTCTCACGGATCGAACGTGACAAGGATCAGCGCGGTGTTCAACAATCTGCTAGTGTCTTTCGCGTTTTCTAAAACAGGTCTGGTCAATATTAACACATTGAGAATAATCTGTGACGTATGGGAAGTATTTGTGTCGGGTACGATTCACGATAGGACGCAACAATTAGCAACGCAAAAATGGCCAAAATATTATATACGaaataatttggaaaaatcTCTGGTGGCATGTGCAGCTGTAACATATGAAATTTCTTATAGCAAGGAAGTATACGAGTAAAATATATAGTTTTAGTCTTATAATTGGTAAATTCATTCTACTGATGTCATTAAAAAGTGGTAATATTTTTACTGCTAATCAATTAATGGGACAATATTTTGACAAAATTGCAAAATTCTTGTATCATGAATATGATGATCTATCTGATATAAAACGAATGATAGAGGCAACAATGGCAATTATACATGAAAAATTAAGAATGATGGATATGATTGAAGTTAAACCTATTGACGTATGTTTCTTTTATATACATAGCAAATTTTTAACTTTTTCAGTAACCAAAAATCtcatattgttttataattaaagAATAATCACAAAGAAACAGTAAAACCAATTTATGCTATGGGAGCAGTTGAATGAGATGTATGGAAAGATGCAAATGCTTCTACTAATAAGTATTGATACTGAGGATTTTTAAGAAAGTATATGCTTTTCcttcaatattttgaaatttgtacaatattcacattaatataaatttatattacccAATACCATGTATTTATTGTACAGATATGTGACTTATATATTTAATGGTTATAAAGAgaatttaaacaaatattatgatgcaatattaaaatatgcACTTTCTTCTGAAGGTTGTTTTCGTTATAGTCATAacaatttaatttctaatttaaataCAAGGTGGTCGCATGTATTTCTACCAAGAAATAATGCCTTTAGAGGTATGTTTTGTTATATTCGGTACATATAATTTCCTGAAATAAACACAGGATACCATATTTTTTAGGTAGTATTGGTTTTAGCAgaagaataaatgaaaaatgtgacATTCTTCATGAACTACCTATATCAACTTGTAAATTACATGTAGCAACTTCTAGTATAAACAAGTTACAAGTTTAATAATCACCACCATttttaaaagtgaaaattgataattaaacaaatatcatatggaataaaattatatatataatcatgATCGTGGAAAATTACCTCTATTATGCAGGTCCAAAGGATGACAATTACTTTTCTTTTCTGTCTGAAGGttgggaaaaagaaaaaagtaataaataattatgtaaTCAAGTAGTGGAAACAAAAAGAATTGAATTAACTCCATGAAAGGTAAAATTTCATAGTTTGAATATTCtaaattttaaacattatttaatttctatatgCTGATTCATTTATAGACcaataaaaattatacattatacattgaCAATGAAGAGTATGAACTAAAGGCAGTTGAAATTAAGCTGCTTTCTCAGGCAGTGAAAATATTTTGTTCTCAActgaacaaaaaatatatatgatggaaataaaatttaagatcTGTTTATTTCATGTGTTACTATATTGaaaaaaaagtaaatattagtaaaaaaattaacaaaactttttattattgtaatatattataaatataatttatgattgCATATAAAAGGTATGCTGTTATCACTCGAACATGACACTTGTGAGTATATAATCTATTTTTACCTATTTTATAACACTTGTATGTTATGTCATATTTATCTTACAGTATGATATTTATTGTTTCAAGtcctattaattttttataaggTACTACATCGTAAACAAAAAGCGCGCTGATGTTTGTATCACATTCATAGGTTAACATTTTGAATGTAAttttttgttataaaatatttctaataaaaagtttatatgaaatttaacaCAGATAAAATGTAATCTTTCTGACAATTAAAGAAATTCATGACTGTTTTTAAGATTTCGCAGAAGGTATTACATTATCATCACAACACATATTTGTTTCACAGTCTTTTCCAGTAACtttaaagaaatttaataaagAGAGAGGAGAATTTCTCGGCATTTTAGATACTTTTTGTGGTTCTGTCGATCGTGATCTAGTATTTCTCCTAGCAAGCACTGTACAAGAGACAGGGCTAGCCGACTTTTCTGATAATGTTTTTCTGACTTTTCCATATTTTTCTCTTCGTATTCTTGTTAACCAATCGACATTTTCTTTGTACTTTTCTGGAGATAATTGAAGTAAATGCGGCGCTGTGCCATCAATTACAAAATTTGGAAGATTCGACGTAGGTGAAAAATGAATTTCATTATTCCTGTTTTCTCTACTAGATGAACTTGTACTGGGTTCATCAGATTCGTAGCCTCTGTTCAGTAACGAACTATTATCATTACATGGACTAAACAATCTTCGTGCACCGCGATTTTCTAAATGAATACGTTTTGCAACGCGAGCAGATGTGAGGTTTTCTTGTATAGGAGATAAAACTGACTTAAATTTTCCATCAGACCAGGATCCACTCatcatttgaaaataatttcttttcattGAAGTAGTAACATTACACTGATTTCGACTATCTTCTACTTGATTGTAAGCATCTGATGAACTTGGTCCAGGTGTAGCAtctaatgaaagaaaaaaaataacatTGATAACAATATAGTAGTTATgacaatttaaatattttatgattaCATACTAGGTGTGGTATCAGATCCTGGTGTGTGTTCTTGAGATATAACCCAACGCCGCGTAATAGTTGGTGTAGTTTCAAGTTTTAGATTTTCCAATGGATTTTTATTAAAGATAGCTTCTGCACGACCACGTATTTCTATTTCTTCATTATCTAGTTTATGTTCATGGCCAACTTTCCAAATTCGATGACACGAATCATCAGAACATGTTACTATCTGTTTAAGTTTCAAAGGGGtattaatattacatataataaattttaatattaaaaatcaaGAATGATATCGTTGTTAATACTTTTGTCTCTCGAACACTACACCAAGCAATGCAAGTAACTTCTTCTGTATGTCCTAAAAGTTGTACGATTGGGGCTCCTGGTTTGTTTGTGTGCCAAATATATGCAAGTTCATCACTGGAACCACTAGCAAGATAACGTCCATCAGGACTTAAACAACTTTTAACATAATAAGTACGATTTTGATGTCCATAAAATTCTGCAACTAATATATGCAAAAGAAATAGTAATATTAGTATTATTTTAAAACTTCGTATCAATAatgtttcttattattattcttaCTTGGTTTAGGATTGTAAGATGatatattatatgcatatataatattatccatACAACTTGCATATAGTGTAATTGTTGCAGGACATATTAACAATGACGAAAATCCATTCCTTGTACTATGTCCAGTATAATTCATTGTATGTTTAGCTAAAGGATCTTTTTTGTGAACAGTATAGTTTTTACGCAAATCCCAGACTTTTATTAAACTATgtcaataatataattattattttatttgttcgtATAATTAGTAATTCATATAAGTGTATATTTAATTTACTAAACTTACCCATCTCCAGCAGAACATGAAATTAAAGTGAAATCATCCTGAAATACCAATCCAGTAATACTTTGTGCTCTGGATGAATGGGTGATTACCCTACGCTGTCGTACATTACTTATATTTCCAACATTATGTGcattaataatacaattatcTGGTTTAGGTCGTTCATAATGATTAGCTCTAATATCCCATACCATGATAGAGCCATCTCTAGCTCCAGTTGCAAATACAGCtaaaagattttttttttaattaatattttgttttgtGCAATATGTATGTCAAAGCATATTAAGTATTAAAGAGATACCTTGATCCTGATAACGAAACACTGCAGTCTTAACACTTCTAATATGAGCATGGAAACAATCAATTTGTCTTATTTCAGAACCAGATACATCCCAAAGTCTAGCAGTATGATCTCCAGATGCTGTAACTAGCTTTAATTCTCCTGGCATCCAAGCAACATCAAATATTGCATTACGATGTGCCTGAAAGAtatcaattaaatatatttttcttatagactCTTAATAATATACTTTATGGTAACTTGATTATATAGGTAAAAGATTAAAGACTCAATACGATATAATAAGCATACCTGTGTTCCTTCCAGTGGTTGATTTGACATACTTTGGATATCTGTATCTTGTAATGCAATTTTTCCATCTTCATTAGCTAAAGCAATTATTTGTTCGTATCCTTTTGTAGTACAAAATCGACATGCAAAAACTGGCGGTTCTGGATTAAAATCCAGTGCATCTGTATTTGGTGTTATACCTTTATACACATCATCTTTATAACATTTCAAACGATACAAAGCAACATCATAATCGTGTATTGATGCTGAAAAAAATGtttgtttctttaaaattcaCGTTTTATCTTAAAAAATGAATATCATGCACAATCATTAGATTAAATGCAACATTATGTTGGGTCACGTATAACCTATCATTTTATATTCGCAATATATTTCAAAGTCTTTTATTATATAAGATCATAAAATGCAAATTACCAGATCCTTTTTCTCGTTCTACGATAGAATGCACTAAATTCATTCTGAAACTgcatgaaattaatatttattacacAAAATAGTGTAAATACTTAAATTGTAAGCGGGAAAATCTGTCAGTTTTCCCGCACTTCTATGTCAAGATAGTCTAATAGGGACATTCAATTATGGTTGAACAATGGTGAGTTCACAAGTAAAATTTTTTGAGAATAAGACTGAAATAAAGATCAAAGTCCACATCATGTTCAACATTTACTGGTACCAGAAAGGAAATGCTAGTACATAAGTAACCAGTAAAAAGGAATAGTAACATATATAAAAAGAAGCGAGATTTTTAAAAACTGTTAAATTTAAAGTAATTTTAAACATGCATTCTCTCGCAAAAAATAGTTTTTTAATGAAGAGAGGATTTCCTAAATATGGTATGTTAAATTATTTGTGCTATGAATCATTGTAGAACAATAAAAACAATGCAAGTACATAGTTCGCAAGTAATGATTCTTAATTATTTAGGTACAAAGTACAAAATCGGaaactttaaaataaaaatgatttaatAACTTTTTATGAGCACTGATGCTAGTTATACAATGTAATGATTTTCTACTAATATATAGTCAgtcaataaatttatttaagatTCCTAATTTTATAACACACTTATTAATATTTACAGCataataaaatagatataattATTTCCAAGTACAGAATATACTTAATAAATATGTTATGAATGTGTAATTTATTTGTACTTTAGGTTCTAcagtaaattatttaaaaacaaataAGTTTTATGCAACTAAAAGCAATCATGCTGCTAAAAACATTGTATATATTGATGGTGTAAGAACACCATTTTTGCAATCTGGAACAAGTTATAAAAACTTAATGGCATATGATCTTGCCAGACAATCATTAGTGTAAGTTAATCTAAATActaatttttattctaattcaattataataatgtatcatattttattacaaGGGCCTTgcaaaacaaaattaaatttcctaaaGAAATTGTTGAATACATTGTTTATGGTACAGTAATGCAAGAAATAAGAACTTCAAATATTGCTAGAGAAGCAGCTTTAGCAGCAGGATATAGTGATCGTACTCCTGCACACACTGTAACAATGGCATGCATCAGTAGTAATCAAGCTCTTACAACTGGTATGGGTTTGATTGCATGTGGTGTGTATGAAGTAATCGTTGCAGGTGGAGTGGAATTCATGTCAGATATACCAATTAGACATAGTAGACGTATGAGATCATTGATGTTACAAGCTAATAAGGCAAAATCAATTGGGCAAAAGTTACAACTTCTTACTAGTATTAGACCATCATATTTTGTACCAGATGTATATTACCTTTTATAACAAAATTATACTTTAATTATATctacttatatattatatttaattgtacTTATATAATCGTAGTTACCTGCAGTAGCTGAATTTTCTAGTAATGAAACTATGGGGCATAGTGGTGATAGATTAGCAGCTGCATTTGGAATTTCAAGGAAAGAACAAGATGAATATGCTTTGCGTTCACATACTTTAGCTGCTAAAGCACAACAACAAGGACACCTCACAGATGTAGTTCCCTATAaaggtaatattaaaataaatgaaataaataaaatatgttaattgATCTGGGTACCTTTTCTAGTTCCAAATGTAAGTGAGGTAATAAATAAAGACAATGGTATTCGCGTTTCAACACCTGAAcaattagaaaaattaaaacCAGCATTCGTTAAACCATATGGAGGAGTTACTGCTGCTAATGCATCTTTTTTAACTGATGGAGCATCAGCAGCTTTGATAATGACAGAAGAAAAAGCTCTTCAACTTGGTCTTACTCCAAAAGCATATTTAAGAAATTTCACTTATGTTTCCCAGGATCCTGTTGATCAGTTGCTCTTAGGACCAACCTATGTTATACCACAAGTAATACTTTATTGTTGTTAAATGTGCATGTTTAGAATTTTAACACATAATGTTTCAAATAAATTGTAGATACTCCAAAAAGCAAAATTAAATGTTAAAGACGTTGGAGTGTGGGAAATACATGAAGCTTTTGCGGGACAAATTTTAGCTAATTTGAAAGCATTAGATTCTGATTGGTTTGCGCAAAATTACTTAGGAAGGTCTTCAAAAATAGGAGTACCAGATCTTAATAAATGGAACGCATGGGGTGGATCTTTATCAATTGGTCATCCATTTGCAGCAACTGGAGTTCGGTTAGCTACACATACCGCGAACCGACTTATCAAAGAAGATCAACAATTTGGATTAATTGCAGCTTGTGCAGCTGGAGGACAGGTAAAAGacgtataaaaaataattcacaattattattatcttatatttatattaaatagatttattttaataactATATAAATTATAGGGTGTTGGTATGATTATGGAAAGGTACCCTGGTGCTAAGGTTTGAAATGCAAAAAGGGGAAAATGaatgaatataaatattctaaaagAAATGTGGATAttactttaaagaaaaaagattgtgtacaattatattgtataataaaatatatatatattctttataagataaatatattaaaaaaaaattttgtaTGTGATTTTTACGAAAAAAATTGTGTATTATTTGACATtttttatgtataattttttattaatatatctaATTTAATGCAACatgaaaaagagaaggaagtGATTGTTCTGTTAGATATTGTCTAACTGCGTGATCTAAAATAGT from Bombus affinis isolate iyBomAffi1 chromosome 3, iyBomAffi1.2, whole genome shotgun sequence encodes:
- the LOC126914993 gene encoding protein lethal(2)denticleless, producing the protein MNLVHSIVEREKGSASIHDYDVALYRLKCYKDDVYKGITPNTDALDFNPEPPVFACRFCTTKGYEQIIALANEDGKIALQDTDIQSMSNQPLEGTQAHRNAIFDVAWMPGELKLVTASGDHTARLWDVSGSEIRQIDCFHAHIRSVKTAVFRYQDQAVFATGARDGSIMVWDIRANHYERPKPDNCIINAHNVGNISNVRQRRVITHSSRAQSITGLVFQDDFTLISCSAGDGLIKVWDLRKNYTVHKKDPLAKHTMNYTGHSTRNGFSSLLICPATITLYASCMDNIIYAYNISSYNPKPIAEFYGHQNRTYYVKSCLSPDGRYLASGSSDELAYIWHTNKPGAPIVQLLGHTEEVTCIAWCSVRETKIVTCSDDSCHRIWKVGHEHKLDNEEIEIRGRAEAIFNKNPLENLKLETTPTITRRWVISQEHTPGSDTTPNATPGPSSSDAYNQVEDSRNQCNVTTSMKRNYFQMMSGSWSDGKFKSVLSPIQENLTSARVAKRIHLENRGARRLFSPCNDNSSLLNRGYESDEPSTSSSSRENRNNEIHFSPTSNLPNFVIDGTAPHLLQLSPEKYKENVDWLTRIRREKYGKVRKTLSEKSASPVSCTVLARRNTRSRSTEPQKVSKMPRNSPLSLLNFFKVTGKDCETNMCCDDNVIPSAKS
- the LOC126914995 gene encoding trifunctional enzyme subunit beta, mitochondrial is translated as MHSLAKNSFLMKRGFPKYGSTVNYLKTNKFYATKSNHAAKNIVYIDGVRTPFLQSGTSYKNLMAYDLARQSLVALQNKIKFPKEIVEYIVYGTVMQEIRTSNIAREAALAAGYSDRTPAHTVTMACISSNQALTTGMGLIACGVYEVIVAGGVEFMSDIPIRHSRRMRSLMLQANKAKSIGQKLQLLTSIRPSYFVPDLPAVAEFSSNETMGHSGDRLAAAFGISRKEQDEYALRSHTLAAKAQQQGHLTDVVPYKVPNVSEVINKDNGIRVSTPEQLEKLKPAFVKPYGGVTAANASFLTDGASAALIMTEEKALQLGLTPKAYLRNFTYVSQDPVDQLLLGPTYVIPQILQKAKLNVKDVGVWEIHEAFAGQILANLKALDSDWFAQNYLGRSSKIGVPDLNKWNAWGGSLSIGHPFAATGVRLATHTANRLIKEDQQFGLIAACAAGGQGVGMIMERYPGAKV